In Simplicispira sp. 125, one DNA window encodes the following:
- a CDS encoding bifunctional enoyl-CoA hydratase/phosphate acetyltransferase, giving the protein MNQISPSEWLENVTYDEMVVGQSARLLRTLSTSDIQAFAAVSGDTNPAHLDSDYANDTLFHGVIAHGMWGGALISALLGTSFPGPGTIYVSQDLHFTRPVRIGDTLTVTATVVSKDDSRKRVELACQAINQKGESVLHGMAQVIAPTQKVRLPKPQAPQIQLFDPQARFQDLLALGQGLSAERCAVVHPCDTDSLRGAIDAAQYGLIIPVLIGPQARLRSVAEAADIDLNGIEIINVPHSHAAAQKAVDLAALGDVGMLMKGSLHTDELMHAVLSSPALRTGRRMSHVFRFDIPLYPKPLLITDAALNIRPSLAEKADIIQNAIDFARILGVEQPKVAILSAVETVSPNIPSTLDAAALCKMADRHQITGGLLDGPLAFDNAISAQAALIKQITSPVAGQADILAVPDLESGNMLAKQLEYLAGATGSGVVLGARVPIALTSRADGPLARVSSALLAKLIAHHGREAMRANPSNAA; this is encoded by the coding sequence ATGAACCAGATCTCTCCCAGCGAATGGCTGGAAAACGTCACCTACGACGAAATGGTCGTCGGCCAAAGCGCGCGCCTGCTGCGCACCCTGAGCACGAGTGACATCCAGGCCTTTGCCGCCGTCTCGGGCGACACCAACCCGGCCCACCTGGATTCGGACTACGCCAACGACACCTTGTTCCACGGCGTGATTGCCCACGGCATGTGGGGCGGCGCCCTGATTTCGGCTTTGCTGGGCACCAGCTTCCCCGGCCCTGGCACCATCTACGTGTCGCAAGACCTGCACTTCACCCGGCCCGTGCGCATCGGCGACACCCTGACCGTCACCGCCACCGTGGTCAGCAAGGACGACAGCCGCAAGCGGGTGGAACTGGCCTGCCAGGCCATCAACCAGAAGGGTGAAAGCGTGCTGCACGGCATGGCCCAGGTGATTGCGCCCACGCAAAAGGTGCGCCTGCCCAAGCCCCAAGCCCCCCAGATCCAGTTGTTCGATCCCCAGGCGCGCTTTCAGGACCTGCTGGCCCTGGGCCAGGGCTTGTCGGCCGAGCGCTGCGCGGTGGTGCACCCCTGCGACACCGATTCGCTGCGCGGCGCCATCGACGCAGCGCAGTACGGCCTCATCATCCCGGTGCTCATCGGCCCGCAGGCGCGCCTGCGCAGCGTGGCCGAAGCGGCGGACATCGACCTGAACGGCATCGAAATCATCAATGTCCCGCACAGCCACGCCGCTGCCCAAAAAGCGGTGGACCTGGCCGCGCTGGGTGATGTGGGCATGCTGATGAAGGGCAGCCTGCACACAGACGAACTGATGCATGCCGTGCTCTCCAGCCCGGCGTTGCGCACCGGGCGGCGCATGTCCCATGTGTTCCGGTTTGACATTCCGCTGTACCCCAAGCCGCTGCTCATCACCGACGCAGCCCTGAACATCCGCCCCAGCCTGGCCGAAAAGGCGGACATCATCCAGAACGCGATCGACTTCGCACGCATTCTGGGGGTGGAGCAACCCAAGGTGGCCATTCTCTCTGCGGTGGAAACGGTCAGCCCCAATATTCCCTCCACCCTGGATGCTGCGGCGCTGTGCAAGATGGCAGACCGCCACCAGATCACGGGTGGCCTGCTGGACGGCCCGCTGGCCTTCGACAACGCCATTTCGGCCCAGGCCGCGCTGATCAAGCAGATTACATCTCCAGTGGCAGGCCAGGCCGACATTCTGGCCGTGCCGGACCTGGAAAGCGGCAACATGCTGGCCAAACAGCTGGAATACCTGGCCGGCGCCACAGGCTCGGGCGTGGTGCTGGGCGCGCGCGTCCCCATTGCACTGACCAGCCGGGCCGACGGCCCGCTGGCGCGCGTCTCTTCAGCCTTGCTGGCCAAGCTCATCGCCCACCATGGCCGCGAAGCCATGCGCGCCAACCCAAGCAACGCCGCCTGA
- the efp gene encoding elongation factor P → MKIAQEIRAGNVIMHGKDPMVVLKTEYSRGGRNSATVRMKLKSLIANFGTEVVFKADDKMDQVILDKKDCTYSYFADPMYVCMDEEFNQYEVEAENMGDSLNYLEDGMAVEVVFYDGKAISVELPTSVEREITWTEPAVKGDTSGKVLKPAKIATGFEVPVPLFVSQGDKIEIDTRTGEYRKRV, encoded by the coding sequence ATGAAAATCGCTCAAGAAATCCGCGCCGGCAACGTCATCATGCACGGCAAAGACCCCATGGTTGTGCTCAAGACAGAGTACTCGCGCGGCGGCCGCAACTCAGCCACCGTGCGCATGAAGCTCAAGAGCCTGATCGCCAACTTCGGCACCGAAGTCGTGTTCAAGGCCGACGACAAGATGGACCAGGTCATTCTGGACAAGAAGGACTGCACCTACTCCTACTTCGCCGACCCGATGTACGTGTGCATGGACGAAGAGTTCAACCAGTACGAAGTGGAAGCCGAAAACATGGGCGACTCGCTCAATTACCTCGAAGACGGCATGGCCGTGGAAGTGGTGTTCTATGACGGCAAGGCCATCTCGGTCGAACTGCCCACCAGCGTCGAGCGCGAAATCACCTGGACCGAGCCCGCTGTCAAGGGCGACACGTCCGGCAAGGTGCTCAAGCCCGCCAAGATCGCCACCGGCTTTGAAGTGCCCGTGCCCCTGTTTGTCTCGCAAGGCGACAAGATCGAAATCGACACCCGCACGGGCGAATACCGCAAGCGCGTGTAA
- the uvrC gene encoding excinuclease ABC subunit UvrC produces the protein MPDLHSDELLAQVAALPPLPGVYRYFDAEDALLYVGKARNLKKRVSSYFQKTHGGTRIGHMVGKIVRMETTVVRSEAEALLLENNLIKSLNPRYNILFRDDKSYPYLKITGVASKDGQGDAPGQQFPRMAYYRGAIDRRHRYFGPYPSAWAVKETIQLLQKVFRLRTCEDTVFANRTRPCLLYQIKRCTAPCVGLVSPEAYAQDVAHAEALLRGETQALLQTLESRMMAHAERLEFEQAAELRNQITALARVLHQQSIETVSDKDVDILAVKVQGGRACVNLAMVRGGRHLGDRAYFPVHVEDAAAVFEAEDAAMPDRPVEALVLHAFIAQHYIGVPVPPVLVTTEAVDKGLLQALSEQCGVQVGAVHQPRAQRRAWLDMAEKNAELQLARLLAEEGSQQARTRALAEALDLPGEDLDQLTIECFDISHTAGESTQASCVVFHHHKMQGSEYRRYKIEGITGGDDYAAMRQVLERRYSKVAEAQREAGGAEPTGAQARLPDLVLVDGGKGQVSMAREVFTALGLDVTRIIGVEKGEGRKIGLEELVFADGREKVYLGKDSAALMLVAQIRDEAHRFAITGMRAARAKVRVGGSRLEDIPGIGPKKRARLLQRFGGVRGVAEASVADLATVDGISHELAEEIYRALR, from the coding sequence ATGCCCGATCTGCATTCCGACGAACTGCTGGCCCAGGTGGCCGCGCTACCTCCGCTGCCCGGCGTCTATCGCTATTTCGACGCCGAGGACGCGCTTCTTTACGTGGGCAAGGCGCGCAATCTGAAAAAACGGGTGTCCAGCTATTTCCAGAAAACCCATGGCGGCACGCGCATCGGCCACATGGTGGGCAAGATCGTGCGCATGGAGACCACCGTGGTGCGCTCCGAGGCCGAGGCGCTGCTGCTGGAGAACAACCTCATCAAGTCGTTGAACCCCCGGTACAACATCCTGTTCCGCGACGACAAGAGTTATCCCTACCTGAAGATCACGGGCGTGGCTTCCAAGGATGGCCAGGGCGATGCGCCGGGCCAGCAGTTTCCCCGCATGGCCTATTACCGGGGCGCCATCGACCGGCGGCACCGCTATTTCGGGCCGTACCCCAGTGCCTGGGCTGTCAAGGAGACCATCCAGCTGCTGCAAAAGGTGTTTCGCCTGCGTACCTGCGAAGACACGGTGTTTGCCAATCGGACCCGGCCCTGCCTGCTGTACCAAATCAAGCGCTGCACGGCCCCGTGCGTGGGTCTGGTCTCGCCCGAAGCCTATGCACAGGACGTGGCGCACGCCGAGGCGCTTTTGCGCGGCGAAACACAGGCGCTGTTGCAGACGCTGGAGTCGCGCATGATGGCGCACGCCGAACGTCTCGAGTTTGAGCAGGCGGCCGAACTGCGCAACCAGATCACGGCACTGGCGCGTGTGCTGCACCAGCAGTCCATCGAAACCGTTTCCGACAAGGACGTGGACATCCTGGCCGTGAAGGTGCAAGGGGGCCGCGCGTGCGTGAACCTGGCGATGGTGCGCGGCGGGAGGCACCTGGGCGACCGGGCCTATTTTCCCGTGCATGTGGAAGATGCCGCCGCTGTTTTCGAGGCCGAAGACGCCGCCATGCCAGACCGTCCGGTGGAAGCCCTGGTACTGCATGCATTTATTGCGCAGCACTACATTGGGGTGCCTGTGCCGCCGGTGTTGGTGACCACCGAGGCGGTGGACAAAGGGCTGCTGCAGGCCTTGTCGGAGCAATGCGGCGTGCAGGTGGGAGCGGTGCACCAGCCCAGGGCGCAGCGCCGTGCGTGGCTGGACATGGCGGAAAAGAATGCCGAGCTGCAGTTGGCCCGGCTGCTGGCCGAGGAAGGCTCGCAACAGGCCCGCACGCGGGCGCTGGCCGAGGCGCTGGACCTGCCGGGGGAAGATCTGGACCAGCTCACCATCGAATGTTTCGACATCTCGCACACGGCGGGCGAGTCAACCCAAGCCTCGTGCGTGGTGTTCCATCACCACAAGATGCAGGGCAGCGAATACCGCCGGTACAAGATCGAGGGCATTACCGGCGGGGATGACTACGCTGCGATGCGCCAGGTGCTCGAACGTCGCTACAGCAAGGTGGCCGAGGCGCAGCGCGAAGCAGGCGGCGCCGAGCCCACGGGGGCGCAGGCACGCTTGCCCGACCTGGTGCTGGTCGATGGCGGCAAGGGCCAGGTGTCCATGGCGCGCGAGGTGTTCACCGCCCTGGGGCTGGATGTCACGCGCATCATTGGCGTAGAAAAAGGCGAAGGCCGCAAGATCGGCCTGGAAGAACTGGTGTTTGCCGACGGGCGCGAGAAGGTGTACCTGGGCAAGGATTCCGCTGCGCTGATGCTCGTCGCGCAGATCCGCGACGAAGCGCACCGCTTTGCCATCACTGGCATGCGCGCAGCGCGCGCCAAGGTGCGGGTGGGCGGCAGTCGGCTGGAAGATATTCCCGGCATCGGGCCGAAAAAACGTGCGCGCCTGCTGCAGCGCTTTGGTGGCGTGCGCGGCGTGGCCGAGGCCAGCGTAGCCGACCTGGCCACGGTAGACGGAATCTCGCACGAGCTGGCCGAAGAGATTTACCGCGCGCTGCGCTGA
- the phaR gene encoding polyhydroxyalkanoate synthesis repressor PhaR, whose product MARGDSTVQEQNAAPAPKQAQRVIKKYPNRRLYDTTTSSYITLAEVKNLVMASEPVVVRDAKTGEDITRSILLQIILEEEAGGAPMFTEAVLANIIRFYGHAMQGFMGSYLEKNVQMFTDMQTRLKEQSQSVTPEMWSQFMGAQSPMVQGLMGSYADQSRNMFTQMQEQMQKQTEQMMGVLGLKR is encoded by the coding sequence ATGGCCCGAGGAGACTCCACAGTGCAAGAACAAAATGCCGCGCCAGCCCCCAAGCAAGCCCAGCGGGTCATCAAAAAATACCCCAATCGGCGCCTCTATGACACCACGACCTCTTCGTACATCACCCTGGCGGAAGTCAAAAATCTGGTGATGGCCAGCGAGCCCGTGGTGGTGCGCGATGCCAAGACGGGCGAAGACATCACGCGCAGCATCCTGCTGCAGATCATTCTGGAAGAAGAGGCGGGCGGCGCGCCCATGTTCACCGAGGCCGTGCTGGCCAACATCATCCGCTTCTATGGCCATGCCATGCAGGGCTTCATGGGCAGCTATCTGGAAAAGAACGTGCAAATGTTCACCGACATGCAGACCCGCCTGAAGGAACAATCGCAAAGCGTGACCCCGGAGATGTGGTCCCAGTTCATGGGCGCGCAGTCGCCCATGGTGCAGGGGCTGATGGGCAGTTATGCCGATCAGTCGCGCAACATGTTCACGCAGATGCAGGAACAGATGCAGAAACAGACCGAGCAGATGATGGGCGTGCTGGGACTCAAGCGCTGA
- the earP gene encoding elongation factor P maturation arginine rhamnosyltransferase EarP, giving the protein MPPLYWDIFCQVIDNHGDIGVCWRLASQLAGHGHAVRLWVDDASALEWMAPAGAPGVELRDWACPLGTGDAAPDVLVEAFGCDIRPDFIAACADRVSAGARKPVWINLEYLSAENWVPRHHTLPSPVMQGPAVGWTKWFFYPGFTPDTGGLLREPGLLERQARFDAAAWRSQHSGAPIDAKEHWISLFCYEPAALPALLAQSTKQPTHLLVTPGRAAQATRMALPKALNETSRQGLPINREQLSISYLPYCTQAAFDEMLWASDLNCVRGEDSLVRALWAGRPLVWQIYPQHDNAHHDKLHAFLDWLQAPASLRQFHAAWNAIGDAPLVLPDASTLTEWALCVQSARARLLEQDDLVTHILGFVYEKR; this is encoded by the coding sequence ATGCCACCTCTGTACTGGGACATTTTTTGCCAAGTCATCGACAACCACGGCGATATTGGCGTGTGCTGGCGACTGGCCAGCCAGCTCGCCGGCCACGGCCACGCCGTGCGCCTGTGGGTGGACGATGCATCTGCCTTGGAGTGGATGGCCCCCGCTGGCGCACCAGGCGTGGAACTGCGCGACTGGGCCTGCCCGCTTGGAACCGGCGACGCCGCGCCCGACGTGCTGGTGGAGGCCTTTGGCTGCGACATTCGACCGGATTTCATCGCAGCCTGCGCAGACCGGGTCAGCGCTGGCGCCCGCAAACCCGTATGGATCAACCTGGAATACCTCTCGGCCGAAAACTGGGTGCCACGCCACCACACCCTGCCCAGCCCGGTAATGCAGGGCCCCGCAGTCGGCTGGACCAAGTGGTTTTTTTATCCGGGCTTCACCCCTGACACTGGGGGGCTGCTGCGCGAGCCCGGTCTGCTGGAGCGCCAGGCACGCTTTGACGCCGCAGCATGGCGCAGCCAGCACTCTGGCGCCCCGATCGATGCGAAGGAACACTGGATTTCGCTGTTCTGCTACGAGCCGGCAGCCCTGCCCGCCCTGCTGGCACAGAGCACGAAACAACCGACACACTTGCTGGTCACCCCTGGTCGCGCGGCCCAGGCTACGCGCATGGCCTTGCCGAAGGCTTTGAATGAAACAAGCCGCCAGGGCTTACCCATCAATCGCGAGCAGCTATCAATTTCATATCTGCCGTACTGCACCCAAGCAGCCTTTGACGAAATGCTCTGGGCCAGCGACCTCAATTGCGTACGCGGCGAAGACTCGTTGGTGCGTGCGCTGTGGGCAGGGCGCCCGCTGGTCTGGCAAATCTACCCCCAGCACGACAACGCGCACCACGACAAACTGCACGCCTTTCTGGACTGGCTGCAGGCTCCCGCCTCGCTGCGGCAGTTCCATGCCGCTTGGAACGCAATCGGCGATGCGCCGCTGGTTTTGCCAGACGCATCCACGCTGACGGAATGGGCCCTGTGCGTGCAGTCCGCGCGGGCCCGCTTACTGGAGCAAGACGACCTGGTGACGCACATTTTGGGGTTCGTTTACGAAAAACGGTAA
- a CDS encoding bifunctional (p)ppGpp synthetase/guanosine-3',5'-bis(diphosphate) 3'-pyrophosphohydrolase, which yields MKNHSARPVAEGAGVQGAAAVPELIAATAHTLPEQVDALARARNFAEPLIAGESLDTGENALEHADAVAAILKTIGGSEAMQASSYLVHACTHLSKPREVIAKAFGENFATLAVETTQLMRVQQQARVAQASGQLVDDSVVQTENVRKMLLAFSRDLRVVMLRLASRLQTLRYYAASKQPVSPGIAREALHVFAPLANRLGIWQIKWEMEDLAFRFLEPETYREIAGLLDEKRGERELNMAQLRERVESQLRAQSISATVTGRPKHIYSIVKKMRGKSLNFDQVLDIRALRVIVPNVKDCYAALSWVHSEFTPVVEEFDDYIAKPKPNGYQSLHTIVRDDSGKATEIQIRTQAMHDHAEHGVAAHWAYKEAGNKGYAGVSASGDYDSKIAVLRQLLAWERDLAGAPQHANLFDDRIYVLTPNAAIVELPQGATPVDFAYAVHTNVGHRCRGARVDGAMVPLNTPLQNGQTVEVTIAKEGGPSRDWLNTDLGYLTSHRARAKARAWFNALAQHETIARGREAVEKLLQREGKTAMRLEDLASQLGFKSADALFEVVGKDEFSLRNIETLLRPPEPVLQPDDYLLLKKPRSNDKTAKGGVLVVGVESLMTQLAKCCKPAPPDDIRGFVTRGKGVSIHRADCSNFRELEVRNGERVIEVEWGTPKATAAASVYPVDVAIEAADRQGLLRDISEVFAKEKMNVIGVQTQSVKGTAWMTFTVEVVDSGRLNKVLGIVASVSGVRSARRR from the coding sequence ATGAAAAACCATTCCGCGCGGCCGGTGGCTGAAGGCGCAGGCGTGCAAGGCGCGGCAGCGGTACCCGAACTCATTGCGGCCACGGCCCACACCTTGCCCGAACAGGTGGATGCCTTGGCGCGTGCGCGCAATTTTGCCGAACCCCTGATTGCCGGTGAATCGCTGGATACGGGCGAGAACGCCCTGGAGCACGCCGATGCGGTCGCCGCGATCCTCAAGACCATTGGCGGCTCCGAGGCCATGCAGGCGTCCAGCTACCTGGTGCACGCCTGCACGCACCTGAGCAAGCCGCGCGAGGTGATCGCCAAGGCCTTTGGTGAAAACTTTGCCACCTTGGCCGTGGAGACCACGCAGTTGATGCGCGTGCAGCAGCAGGCCCGCGTGGCGCAGGCCTCGGGGCAACTGGTGGACGATTCCGTGGTCCAGACGGAAAACGTGCGCAAGATGCTGCTGGCCTTCTCACGCGACCTGCGCGTGGTCATGCTGCGGCTGGCGTCTCGCCTGCAAACACTGCGCTACTACGCCGCAAGCAAGCAGCCGGTATCGCCCGGCATCGCCCGCGAGGCATTGCATGTATTCGCTCCACTGGCCAACCGCCTGGGTATCTGGCAGATCAAATGGGAAATGGAGGACTTGGCCTTTCGCTTCCTGGAGCCCGAGACCTACCGCGAGATCGCGGGGTTGCTCGATGAAAAGCGCGGCGAGCGCGAGCTGAACATGGCGCAACTGCGCGAGCGCGTCGAATCGCAGCTGCGTGCCCAAAGCATCAGCGCCACGGTGACCGGGCGGCCCAAGCATATCTACAGCATCGTCAAAAAGATGCGCGGCAAGTCGCTCAACTTCGATCAGGTGCTGGACATCCGTGCGCTGCGTGTCATCGTTCCCAACGTCAAGGACTGCTATGCCGCATTGAGCTGGGTGCACTCCGAGTTCACGCCCGTGGTGGAAGAATTTGACGACTACATCGCCAAGCCCAAGCCCAATGGCTACCAGTCGCTGCACACCATCGTGCGCGACGACAGCGGCAAGGCGACCGAGATACAGATCCGTACCCAGGCCATGCACGATCATGCCGAGCATGGCGTGGCCGCGCATTGGGCCTATAAGGAAGCGGGCAACAAGGGTTATGCAGGGGTGTCGGCCAGCGGGGATTACGACTCCAAGATCGCCGTGCTGCGCCAGTTGCTGGCCTGGGAGCGCGACCTGGCCGGAGCGCCCCAACATGCCAACCTGTTTGACGACCGCATCTATGTGCTGACCCCCAACGCCGCCATCGTAGAACTGCCGCAGGGCGCTACGCCTGTGGACTTTGCCTATGCGGTGCACACCAACGTCGGCCACCGCTGCCGGGGTGCGCGGGTGGATGGTGCGATGGTGCCGCTCAATACGCCTTTGCAGAACGGCCAGACCGTGGAGGTCACGATCGCCAAGGAGGGTGGGCCATCGCGCGACTGGCTCAACACCGATCTGGGGTATCTGACCAGCCACCGGGCGCGGGCCAAGGCGCGTGCCTGGTTCAACGCGCTGGCGCAGCACGAAACAATTGCGCGCGGACGTGAAGCCGTCGAAAAGTTGCTGCAGCGAGAAGGCAAGACCGCCATGCGGCTGGAAGACCTTGCCAGCCAGCTGGGTTTCAAGTCGGCCGACGCGCTGTTTGAAGTGGTGGGCAAGGACGAGTTCTCGCTGCGCAACATCGAAACCCTGCTGCGCCCCCCCGAGCCCGTTTTGCAGCCCGACGACTATCTGCTGCTGAAAAAACCGCGCAGCAATGACAAAACGGCCAAGGGTGGTGTGCTGGTGGTGGGGGTCGAATCGCTGATGACGCAGCTGGCCAAGTGCTGCAAGCCGGCGCCACCCGACGACATCCGGGGCTTCGTCACGCGTGGCAAGGGCGTCAGCATTCACCGCGCCGATTGCAGCAATTTCCGCGAATTGGAGGTGCGCAATGGCGAGCGCGTGATCGAGGTCGAATGGGGTACGCCCAAGGCTACGGCCGCGGCATCGGTGTACCCGGTGGATGTCGCCATTGAGGCCGCCGACCGCCAGGGCCTGCTGCGGGACATCTCGGAAGTCTTCGCCAAGGAGAAGATGAACGTGATCGGTGTGCAGACCCAATCGGTCAAGGGAACGGCTTGGATGACGTTTACCGTCGAAGTGGTTGACTCGGGACGCCTGAACAAAGTGTTGGGCATCGTGGCCTCGGTCTCGGGCGTGCGCTCTGCGCGCAGGCGTTGA
- a CDS encoding acetate/propionate family kinase, which translates to MAILAINAGSSTLKFSVHPLQGKQVQPAVLTGSIQGLEPGGTPEMRWTLNGERAHRALPPSQHNPFGQALEALRELLTRELSLPVLQAVAHRVVHGGQDFRSSIIVTPATLAALERLNSLAPLHQPHNLAGIRSFSQTFAHLPQVACFDTAYHATLPALEYCYALPQALSAQGVRRYGFHGLSYQFIMGTLQQRSPRAYGRTLMAHLGNGASLCAALEGHSLSTTMGFSALDGLMMGTRCGSIDPGVLLYLLEQGWSHDRIQGLLYKQSGLLGVSGIAADMRALRADNSPSAQFAIDLFTHRIVRGAGELTASMSGMDVLAFSGGIGENDAVLRAQVCHKLAYLGVRMDEASNQQAGRQSARPIHTKDSAVEIWVVPTDEGHVAASEAAALVLPD; encoded by the coding sequence ATGGCTATTCTTGCGATCAATGCGGGCTCGTCCACGCTCAAGTTTTCGGTCCACCCCCTGCAGGGAAAGCAGGTTCAGCCCGCTGTCCTGACAGGCAGCATCCAGGGGCTGGAGCCGGGCGGCACCCCTGAAATGCGCTGGACGTTGAACGGCGAGCGCGCGCACCGCGCTCTGCCCCCCTCCCAACACAACCCCTTTGGCCAGGCCCTTGAAGCGTTGCGCGAGCTGCTCACGCGCGAGTTGTCGTTGCCGGTGCTTCAGGCCGTGGCGCACCGGGTGGTGCATGGCGGCCAGGATTTCCGCTCCAGCATCATCGTTACGCCCGCCACCCTGGCCGCGCTGGAGCGCCTCAATTCACTGGCGCCGCTGCACCAGCCGCACAACCTGGCAGGCATCCGCTCCTTCAGCCAGACATTTGCCCATCTGCCCCAGGTGGCCTGCTTCGACACCGCCTACCACGCCACCTTGCCTGCGCTGGAGTATTGCTATGCCCTGCCGCAAGCCCTGAGCGCACAAGGCGTTCGGCGCTATGGTTTCCATGGTCTGTCCTACCAGTTCATCATGGGCACGCTGCAACAGCGCAGCCCGCGTGCCTACGGGCGCACGCTGATGGCCCACCTGGGCAATGGTGCCAGCCTGTGCGCTGCCCTGGAAGGGCACAGCCTATCGACCACCATGGGTTTTTCGGCACTCGATGGTTTGATGATGGGCACGCGCTGCGGCTCCATCGACCCAGGCGTACTCTTGTATTTGCTGGAACAAGGCTGGAGCCACGACCGTATCCAAGGTTTGCTGTACAAGCAAAGCGGCCTGCTGGGTGTCTCCGGCATCGCCGCCGATATGCGCGCACTGCGCGCCGACAACAGCCCATCGGCCCAGTTTGCCATTGACCTGTTCACGCACCGCATCGTGCGCGGCGCCGGCGAACTCACCGCCAGTATGTCGGGCATGGACGTACTGGCCTTTAGCGGTGGAATCGGAGAAAACGATGCGGTTCTGCGCGCGCAGGTTTGCCACAAACTGGCCTATCTGGGCGTGCGCATGGACGAGGCAAGCAATCAGCAAGCGGGCCGCCAGAGTGCCCGGCCCATCCACACCAAAGACAGCGCGGTGGAAATCTGGGTGGTACCGACCGACGAAGGCCACGTAGCCGCATCGGAAGCAGCAGCACTGGTCTTGCCAGATTGA
- the rimO gene encoding 30S ribosomal protein S12 methylthiotransferase RimO yields MTEVSSPTKIPKVGFVSLGCPKNLTDSELILTQLSAEGYETAKTFEGADLVIVNTCGFIDDAVKESLDTIGEALAENGKVIVTGCLGARAGKDGGNMVQQMHPSVLAVTGPQATQEVMDAVHHNLPKPHDPFIDLVPGAMGVAGIKLTPRHYAYLKISEGCNHRCTFCIIPSMRGDLVSRPIGDVLKEAKALFEGGVKELLIISQDTSAYGVDVKYRTGFWDGKPVKTRLLELVQSLGEMAEPYGAWVRLHYVYPYPSVDEIIPLMAQGRVLPYLDVPFQHSHPDVLRRMKRPASGEKNLERIQRWREACPDIVIRSTFIAGFPGETEEEFQHLLDFIREAQIDRAGCFAYSDVTGAEANKLPGMLPLEEREARRARFMAVAEEVSIAKLQRRVGATMQVLVDSAPGLGRKGGVGRSYADAPEIDGTVRLLPPEKISKTMKVGEFTKARIVGVQGHDLVAQPI; encoded by the coding sequence ATGACTGAAGTCTCCTCCCCCACGAAAATTCCCAAGGTCGGTTTTGTCAGCCTGGGCTGCCCCAAGAACCTGACCGACTCCGAACTCATCCTCACCCAGCTCAGCGCAGAGGGCTACGAGACCGCCAAGACGTTTGAAGGCGCGGATCTGGTTATCGTCAATACCTGCGGTTTCATCGACGACGCCGTCAAGGAAAGCCTGGACACCATTGGCGAGGCCCTGGCCGAGAATGGCAAGGTCATCGTCACCGGCTGCCTGGGGGCGCGTGCGGGCAAGGACGGCGGCAATATGGTGCAGCAAATGCACCCGAGCGTGCTGGCCGTGACCGGCCCGCAGGCCACGCAGGAGGTGATGGATGCCGTGCACCACAACCTGCCCAAGCCGCACGATCCCTTTATTGACCTGGTACCCGGTGCCATGGGCGTGGCCGGTATCAAGCTCACGCCGCGCCACTACGCCTACCTCAAGATCAGCGAAGGCTGCAACCACCGCTGCACCTTCTGCATCATCCCCTCGATGCGCGGCGACCTCGTCTCGCGCCCCATTGGCGACGTGCTGAAGGAGGCCAAGGCGCTGTTCGAGGGCGGCGTGAAAGAGCTGCTGATCATCAGCCAGGACACCTCGGCCTATGGCGTGGACGTGAAGTACCGCACCGGCTTCTGGGACGGCAAGCCCGTCAAGACCCGTCTGCTGGAACTGGTGCAGTCGCTGGGCGAAATGGCAGAGCCTTATGGCGCCTGGGTGCGTTTGCATTACGTGTATCCCTACCCGAGCGTGGACGAGATCATCCCGCTCATGGCGCAGGGCCGGGTGCTGCCGTACCTGGACGTACCTTTCCAGCACAGCCATCCCGATGTGCTGCGCCGCATGAAGCGTCCGGCCAGCGGCGAGAAGAACCTGGAGCGCATCCAGCGCTGGCGCGAAGCCTGTCCCGACATCGTGATCCGCAGCACCTTCATCGCCGGATTCCCCGGCGAGACCGAGGAAGAATTTCAGCACCTGCTGGACTTCATACGCGAGGCGCAAATTGACCGCGCCGGTTGCTTTGCCTACAGCGACGTCACGGGTGCCGAGGCCAACAAGCTGCCCGGCATGCTGCCACTGGAGGAGCGTGAGGCACGCCGGGCACGCTTCATGGCGGTGGCCGAGGAGGTCTCGATTGCCAAGCTGCAGCGCCGCGTGGGCGCGACCATGCAGGTGCTGGTGGATTCGGCTCCGGGCCTGGGGCGCAAGGGGGGCGTGGGCCGCAGCTACGCCGATGCGCCCGAGATCGACGGCACCGTGCGCCTGCTGCCGCCCGAGAAGATCAGCAAGACCATGAAAGTGGGCGAATTCACCAAGGCCCGCATCGTCGGCGTGCAAGGCCACGACTTGGTGGCGCAACCCATCTAA